The following DNA comes from Pirellulales bacterium.
AGTACCGTCCGGGTCGAGCAAATAAATCACTTGCAAATATCGGCCACCAGAACCTTGGCCCCATACGAGAATTTTCTCATCTTCGATTTCTTCCGGGAATGGGGACTGTGCCGACCTTACAACCAACTCTGCCTCTGCGGGCGACACTCCATGATTCGCGATATGGTCGAGATTCCATTCTTTCCAACGGAATTGCATCGGCGTGCCCCTTGGTATTTAATTATGGAACAAATTAAGGCGGCCGTCAAGGTTGGATTCATGGCATAAAGTCTGTAAAATACCACGCTTCATCGCTCTGGTGATATTAATCCGATTGTCCGAAAAACGCACTTCACAAGTGGCCCATGCGCCTTGCCTTCAGCTCCAACGCCTACTTGCACTTTTCGATTGAAGACACGATCGCGCGCATCGCCGACCTGGGCTACACCGGCATCGAGCTATTGGCCGACGTGCCGCATGCCTGGCCCGCCGGCTTGCTGCCGGAGCGAAAAAAATCGATCCGCGATGCGCTCGATCGGCACAAGCTCACGATTTCCAACATCAACGCCTTCATGATGAATGCCGTGGCCGATCCACGGCAACCGTATTGGCATCCTGGCTGGACCGATCCCGATCCGCATTACCGCGCCATCCGCCGCGAGCACACCAAGCGCAGCCTGCAATTGGCCCACGAGTTGGGCGCACCCTGCATCACCACCGAGCCCGGCGGGCAACTTACCCCCGAGCAAACCTGGGACGAGGGCGCGCGGATTTTTTACGACGAGCTAATGCCTTGCGTCGAACTGGCCGAAAAGCTGCAAGTGAAATTGCTGATTGAGCCGGAGCCGGGTCTGTTGATTGAAACGTTCGGCCAATATCTGCAATTTGCGCAGCGGATCAATTCGCCCTGGGTGAAACTGAATTTTGACATCGGCCATGCTTACTGCGTAAAGGAAGATCCGCAAGATTGGGTGGAAAAAATGGCCCCGCACACGGTCCACTACCATTTCGAAGATATCGCCGCCACGCGCAAGCACGAGCATTTAATTCCCGGCCGCGGGGCAATCGATTTCGCCGCCACGCTGCAAAAAATTCACGCCACCGGCTACACCGGCTGGCTGACCGTGGAGTTGTATCCGTACATCAACCACCCCGACGATGCCGCCCGCGAAGCGCGGGAATTCCTTAGCCAGGCTGCATCGCAGGTTGGCATTTCAATCCATTAAATAACCGCATAGACACAGAGACGCGGAGAAAACAAATAAGTAAGGCCGCGAATAAACGCATATTAAACGCGAATGAAGAAGATGCATCAAGGAAATGTTGCTAGATGATCATTTATTTGCGTTCATTCGCGTTCATTTGCGGCTAGCATCTCCGTGCCTACGCGCCTCTGCGGTTCGTTTTAACATCCATGAATACAGATTCTGGAAAACCGTCGCGGCTTTTGGCCTGGCTGCAACTGCTGCGGCTGCCCAACGTGTTCACGGCCATGGCCGATGTGGCGATGGGCTTTTTGTTCACTCATGAAACGCTGCAGCCATTCGGCGAATTCACACTCCTCATTCTCGTTTCCAGTTGCCTCTACACCGCCGGTATGGTGCTGAATGACTGGCACGATGTCGCCGTCGATACAATCGAGCGCCCGCAACGTCCCTTGCCCTCCGGTCGAATTGCTCGGCGCACCGCCGGCTTCGTCGGGGCCGGCTTTGTGTTTGCGGGCTTCATTGCCGGCGGACTTGCCTCGTCGCTCTCCCATGACCAACGGCCCATCAATGTTTCATTTGCTTTGCTTGTACTTATGTTATCTTACGATCTGGTTCTAAAATCTTCGCCCATCGGCCCAGTCATCATGGGCAGTTGCCGGTTGCTGAACGTGCTGTTGGGGATGAGCACCATGCCCGGCCCGTGGACCCGCGACAATTTCGCCGTCGCTGCCGGCATTGGGTTGTACATCCTGGGCGTCACGTGGTTTGCGCGCAAAGAGGTCATGGCCAGCTCGCGAGTTCAACTTTTCGGCAGCTTAGCCTGCATGTTCGCCGGCATGCTCACGCTTTGGTGGGTTGTTCCGCGAGTCCAAGTCGAATTGCCGCCTTTGCTGATGCAATTGAAACCGCATCTTTGGACCGTCTTCTGGCTCGCTGTTGCCCCCCTTATCTCCTGGCGATTCATCCGCGCTATCATTTACCCACAGCCCGCCCATGTTCAAGCCGCGGTCAAAGCCGGCATCCTCGGCATCATCGTCCTGGACGCTGCCGTCGTGTTTGGCATCCGCGGCTGCTTACCCACAATTGGCATCTTGTGCCTCCTCGTCCCTGCCATCTTGCTGG
Coding sequences within:
- a CDS encoding sugar phosphate isomerase/epimerase family protein; this translates as MRLAFSSNAYLHFSIEDTIARIADLGYTGIELLADVPHAWPAGLLPERKKSIRDALDRHKLTISNINAFMMNAVADPRQPYWHPGWTDPDPHYRAIRREHTKRSLQLAHELGAPCITTEPGGQLTPEQTWDEGARIFYDELMPCVELAEKLQVKLLIEPEPGLLIETFGQYLQFAQRINSPWVKLNFDIGHAYCVKEDPQDWVEKMAPHTVHYHFEDIAATRKHEHLIPGRGAIDFAATLQKIHATGYTGWLTVELYPYINHPDDAAREAREFLSQAASQVGISIH
- a CDS encoding UbiA family prenyltransferase, whose protein sequence is MNTDSGKPSRLLAWLQLLRLPNVFTAMADVAMGFLFTHETLQPFGEFTLLILVSSCLYTAGMVLNDWHDVAVDTIERPQRPLPSGRIARRTAGFVGAGFVFAGFIAGGLASSLSHDQRPINVSFALLVLMLSYDLVLKSSPIGPVIMGSCRLLNVLLGMSTMPGPWTRDNFAVAAGIGLYILGVTWFARKEVMASSRVQLFGSLACMFAGMLTLWWVVPRVQVELPPLLMQLKPHLWTVFWLAVAPLISWRFIRAIIYPQPAHVQAAVKAGILGIIVLDAAVVFGIRGCLPTIGILCLLVPAILLGRWVYST